In one Limosilactobacillus oris genomic region, the following are encoded:
- a CDS encoding (S)-acetoin forming diacetyl reductase, whose product MANKVALVTGAGQGIGEAIAKRLAKDGFSVVLVARHMDKLQEVADEIKKNGGEAFPVTADVSKREEVFAAVQKAVDQYGDFNVIVNNAGVAPTTPIDTVTKDDLDYVYTINVYGTIWGIQAAHEMFKKLGHPGKIINATSQAGVVGNPNLTVYSSSKFAIRGITQVVARELAEEGTTVNAFAPGIVKTPMMYDIAHKVGQNAGKSDEWGMQTFAKDIALKRLSEPEDVANAVAFLAGPDSDYITGQTLEVDGGMQFH is encoded by the coding sequence ATGGCAAACAAAGTAGCATTAGTCACCGGTGCCGGTCAAGGAATTGGTGAAGCAATCGCCAAGCGGTTGGCTAAGGACGGCTTTTCAGTAGTGCTGGTTGCCCGGCACATGGACAAACTGCAGGAAGTCGCCGACGAAATTAAGAAGAACGGTGGGGAAGCATTCCCAGTAACCGCTGATGTTTCCAAGCGTGAAGAAGTCTTCGCAGCAGTTCAAAAGGCTGTCGACCAGTACGGGGACTTCAATGTAATTGTTAACAACGCTGGGGTTGCCCCAACGACGCCGATTGATACCGTTACTAAGGACGACTTAGATTACGTTTACACGATCAACGTTTACGGGACCATCTGGGGAATCCAGGCCGCTCACGAGATGTTCAAGAAGCTCGGTCACCCCGGCAAGATTATCAACGCCACTTCCCAAGCTGGGGTGGTTGGTAATCCGAACCTGACTGTCTACTCCAGCTCTAAGTTTGCCATCCGGGGAATTACCCAGGTTGTTGCTCGTGAACTGGCTGAAGAAGGGACGACCGTGAACGCCTTTGCTCCGGGAATCGTTAAGACGCCAATGATGTACGACATTGCCCACAAGGTCGGTCAAAACGCCGGCAAGAGTGATGAATGGGGTATGCAGACCTTTGCTAAGGATATCGCCCTGAAGCGGCTCTCCGAACCAGAGGACGTTGCCAATGCCGTTGCCTTCCTGGCTGGTCCAGATTCTGATTACATCACCGGTCAAACCCTTGAAGTCGACGGTGGGATGCAGTTCCACTAG
- the pnuC gene encoding nicotinamide riboside transporter PnuC, which translates to MTNTSNHGWLFTQLFSKWKKFEVIYVTILLLLQVGVYLIAPDSWIGMLSGVFGTLALVYGMKGRKVTFIFGFIQCIAMTYVAWQSHTWGTFVMDIFYVISQPIGWFMWGHDDATKRFSPKVRRWVFAGVVVAYFIGWYFIGLFNGQLPYFDSFNLVVSFIAQLLYILKYQENWSLWIWVNTANIIYWIILAVRFQMGVHIGTFGGDLSQIALQAALLFNSVYATKVWASGEADNEGGTAK; encoded by the coding sequence ATGACGAATACAAGTAACCACGGCTGGCTGTTTACCCAGCTATTCAGCAAATGGAAGAAGTTTGAAGTAATTTACGTCACGATTCTGCTATTACTGCAAGTTGGGGTCTACCTCATCGCCCCCGACAGCTGGATCGGGATGCTCTCCGGAGTCTTTGGTACCCTGGCCCTGGTTTACGGGATGAAGGGGCGGAAGGTCACCTTTATCTTCGGTTTTATCCAGTGTATTGCCATGACCTACGTTGCCTGGCAGAGCCACACCTGGGGAACTTTCGTGATGGACATCTTCTACGTTATTTCACAACCAATCGGCTGGTTTATGTGGGGACACGACGATGCTACCAAGCGGTTTAGCCCAAAGGTCCGGCGGTGGGTCTTCGCCGGGGTCGTGGTGGCTTACTTCATTGGCTGGTACTTCATCGGCTTGTTCAACGGTCAGCTGCCATACTTTGACTCCTTCAATTTGGTGGTTAGTTTCATTGCCCAACTGCTCTACATCCTAAAGTACCAGGAAAACTGGTCCCTGTGGATTTGGGTCAACACTGCCAACATCATCTACTGGATTATCCTTGCGGTCCGTTTCCAAATGGGGGTTCACATTGGAACCTTCGGCGGCGACCTGTCACAAATTGCACTGCAAGCGGCCTTGCTGTTCAACTCCGTTTACGCTACCAAGGTCTGGGCTAGCGGTGAAGCGGATAACGAAGGGGGAACCGCGAAGTAA
- a CDS encoding nucleoside phosphorylase — protein MTEEQQPHTQLTTEIGTDSAVIVGDPARVDTATQLLDDVQEWAFNREYKSILGTYKNKRILVMSTGIGAPSAGIGVEELHNVNVKKVIRVGSAGAMQSGIGLGELIIGEGVVRDDGLTQKYVPGIYPAVPAFRLMALAHKYAPQAVYGIIRSHDGFYMDDNAKNEAFWSGKGIVGADMESGALMTIGRQRGMETLSILNNVVLYEGDLAAGVNDLVNGDDLMAEGEVASLKLALDILSDQSLEEE, from the coding sequence ATGACAGAAGAACAACAGCCACACACCCAGCTTACTACTGAAATCGGAACTGATAGTGCCGTAATCGTTGGTGATCCCGCCCGGGTAGATACGGCGACCCAGCTATTGGATGACGTCCAGGAATGGGCTTTTAACCGGGAATACAAGTCCATCCTCGGGACATACAAAAACAAGCGCATTCTCGTGATGTCGACAGGGATTGGCGCCCCGTCTGCTGGGATCGGGGTCGAGGAGCTCCACAATGTCAACGTCAAGAAAGTCATCCGGGTCGGTTCGGCCGGGGCCATGCAGAGTGGTATTGGCCTGGGAGAGCTGATTATCGGTGAGGGGGTCGTTCGCGATGACGGACTCACTCAAAAATACGTCCCAGGAATTTACCCGGCAGTACCGGCATTCCGCTTAATGGCCCTGGCACATAAGTACGCCCCCCAGGCAGTCTACGGGATTATCCGTTCCCATGATGGTTTCTACATGGACGATAATGCTAAAAACGAGGCGTTCTGGTCAGGTAAGGGAATCGTCGGCGCCGATATGGAATCTGGGGCCTTGATGACCATTGGCCGGCAGCGGGGAATGGAGACCCTGTCGATTCTAAACAACGTCGTCCTGTATGAGGGCGATCTGGCCGCCGGGGTCAACGACCTGGTCAACGGGGATGACCTAATGGCCGAGGGGGAAGTCGCATCACTCAAGCTAGCGTTAGATATTTTAAGCGATCAGAGTCTGGAGGAGGAATAA
- a CDS encoding Crp/Fnr family transcriptional regulator, which produces MILLDIKEVYTAINSDQRVRQLVKTAPLNIIERMQVKHFDSKQFILHQGEQYQSTYLLVKGRVKVFLNSPSGKQVVLDVYDAGMFLGEQEAIINRPYSASIINISPITVLAIRNADFVEWSQKDHRFADQLISNLSAQIYHLTKRMERYSMHSALQQIGLFLLNCADEHIPITRERITYEVDTSYRNINRVLKRLADLDVIKIDHATIKITDCQTLRKIVETED; this is translated from the coding sequence GTGATACTCTTGGATATTAAAGAAGTGTATACAGCAATCAACTCTGACCAACGCGTTCGCCAGCTAGTTAAAACGGCGCCGCTTAACATCATTGAGCGAATGCAGGTCAAGCATTTTGACAGCAAGCAATTTATCCTGCACCAGGGGGAGCAGTACCAGTCTACTTATCTACTGGTCAAGGGGCGGGTCAAGGTTTTCCTTAATTCGCCTAGTGGGAAGCAAGTCGTGTTGGATGTCTATGACGCGGGGATGTTTTTAGGCGAGCAGGAAGCGATTATCAACCGGCCATACAGTGCCTCAATTATTAACATTTCGCCAATTACGGTCCTCGCAATTCGCAATGCCGATTTCGTCGAATGGTCACAAAAGGACCACCGCTTCGCCGACCAGCTGATCAGCAATCTTTCAGCGCAAATCTACCACTTGACTAAACGAATGGAACGCTACAGTATGCACTCCGCTTTGCAGCAAATCGGTCTCTTCCTTCTCAACTGTGCCGATGAACACATCCCGATTACCCGGGAACGAATCACCTATGAAGTGGATACTTCTTACCGGAATATCAACCGGGTGCTCAAACGGCTGGCCGACCTTGACGTTATTAAGATTGACCACGCCACCATCAAAATCACCGATTGTCAAACCCTACGCAAAATCGTGGAAACGGAGGATTAG
- a CDS encoding amidase family protein, whose translation MNHYRRKWSTLAAAILLAGNLSIAVPAFADQLPASNQPTTSQTAQAAASQSRQQGKVDQPQTTNPAETGRFANQSAGALAQQVRDGKINDQGLINDTYRQIDQQNHQLNNVIYINPDDANQQLQDLQKAGHNEQPFYGVPLLIKGIGQPYKGYPNTNGLPYEQGVQSHHTKNFVQRLKDLGFIILGQTNYPELGLINVTNSNLYGPAHNPWSLDRNPGGSSGGAAASVAAGIVPIATGNDAGGSLRIPASWSGVIGLKPTQGLIIGDSTTPSVVNFAETRDINDTVTLLKGLLNPKQAGTLKALPQDLRSLKIAYSLVSPVGTPVSQDARAAVLNAVQFLRAQGFNVVEQDSPVDGVKLMQNYYLGALSDGSVANFLFQQKYHRNLTAEDVKTGLVSPMTYALYEASRNAPKNVRQQYQDGLATVHQRMTTFHQQYPIYLTPTTATTAPLNSDPAFLPADVAKLLQIKDLNFKDQMNLIYAAWLHGLSKTPFTQLANVAGEPALSLPTYVSAAGLPLGIQLEGAPGSDLVLLALGKLFEDHHQFRFLNDYRAQVLPPKQAANPQATAPTKKAGATGGQLANNRMVAGSQLASTGSHKTREVSALQPELPQTGSQHSTILVALGTGCLLALLAVDTEGRHKQR comes from the coding sequence TTGAATCATTATCGCAGAAAATGGAGTACGCTAGCTGCCGCGATTCTGCTGGCAGGAAATCTCAGCATCGCGGTACCGGCATTCGCCGATCAGCTTCCCGCTAGCAATCAGCCAACTACCAGTCAGACTGCCCAGGCAGCTGCTAGTCAAAGTAGGCAGCAGGGGAAAGTCGACCAGCCACAAACCACCAATCCAGCTGAAACGGGGCGGTTCGCCAACCAATCCGCCGGAGCACTTGCCCAGCAGGTTCGGGATGGCAAAATCAATGACCAGGGCCTGATCAACGATACCTACCGTCAGATCGACCAGCAGAACCACCAGCTAAATAATGTCATCTACATAAATCCAGACGATGCTAACCAGCAATTGCAAGACCTGCAAAAGGCGGGGCACAATGAGCAGCCTTTCTATGGGGTTCCGCTCCTCATCAAAGGGATTGGTCAGCCATACAAGGGCTATCCCAACACGAATGGCTTACCTTACGAGCAGGGTGTTCAGTCACACCATACTAAAAATTTCGTCCAACGATTAAAGGACCTCGGCTTTATTATTCTCGGACAGACTAACTATCCCGAACTAGGGTTGATCAACGTTACTAACTCCAACCTCTATGGCCCCGCGCATAACCCGTGGAGCCTGGACCGCAATCCCGGCGGGTCCTCTGGTGGGGCAGCCGCAAGCGTTGCCGCAGGCATTGTTCCCATCGCGACCGGAAACGACGCCGGGGGCTCACTACGGATTCCTGCCTCCTGGTCGGGGGTAATCGGCCTCAAGCCAACCCAGGGGTTGATCATTGGCGATTCAACAACGCCATCCGTGGTCAACTTTGCGGAGACACGGGACATTAACGACACGGTGACCCTCTTAAAGGGGCTGTTAAATCCCAAACAGGCGGGGACACTAAAGGCTCTCCCCCAAGACTTACGCTCACTCAAGATTGCCTATTCCTTAGTTTCGCCAGTAGGCACCCCGGTTAGTCAGGACGCCCGGGCAGCAGTTCTCAATGCTGTCCAATTTCTGCGCGCCCAGGGGTTCAATGTGGTTGAGCAGGACAGCCCCGTCGACGGCGTTAAACTAATGCAGAATTACTACCTGGGAGCTCTTAGTGATGGCTCCGTCGCCAACTTTCTTTTCCAGCAAAAGTACCACCGCAACCTGACCGCCGAAGACGTCAAGACGGGGCTAGTCAGCCCAATGACTTACGCGCTCTACGAAGCCAGTCGCAATGCTCCCAAAAACGTACGCCAGCAGTACCAGGACGGCCTGGCTACGGTTCACCAGCGGATGACCACCTTTCATCAGCAGTACCCTATCTACCTAACTCCAACAACCGCTACGACCGCCCCACTGAACAGTGACCCAGCCTTCCTGCCAGCAGACGTAGCCAAGCTGCTACAGATTAAGGACCTAAACTTCAAGGACCAAATGAATTTGATTTATGCGGCCTGGCTTCATGGCCTGAGCAAAACTCCCTTTACTCAGCTTGCTAATGTAGCAGGGGAGCCAGCGCTCAGTTTGCCAACCTACGTTAGTGCGGCGGGGTTGCCGCTCGGAATCCAGCTAGAGGGTGCCCCCGGCAGCGACCTGGTTCTCTTAGCGCTTGGAAAACTATTTGAAGACCACCACCAGTTCCGCTTCCTCAATGACTACCGGGCGCAAGTCCTACCGCCAAAGCAGGCCGCCAACCCGCAGGCAACAGCCCCAACTAAAAAAGCAGGGGCAACAGGCGGGCAGTTGGCGAATAACCGCATGGTTGCGGGCAGCCAGCTAGCAAGCACAGGCAGTCACAAAACCAGGGAGGTTAGCGCTTTGCAACCAGAGCTCCCCCAAACCGGCAGCCAGCACTCAACCATCCTGGTTGCTCTGGGAACCGGCTGCTTGTTAGCCCTATTGGCTGTTGATACTGAAGGCCGCCACAAACAACGTTAA
- a CDS encoding diacylglycerol/lipid kinase family protein — MRYLFLINPNSGSGKGMAVWQKVHHYLASQQIDYRYVFSKYPGHPRELAAQCGQRRPVIDCLVVIGGDGTLHEAFSGLLMTEAPSCPIAYIPAGTGNDFARGYRISTKPLVALQQILNNRQPHPINVGCYQDLNAGEAGIFLNNFGIGFDAAIVHATNHSRTKEWLNHHHLGTFSYIFKAVHVLFTQPAFELRVACQGKEKVFPRAFLAIASNHPYIGGGICVTPDQRIDVRQLELVVVEKRGWLSLLGAMLAFASGRITSSSSAHVFRDSQLSYRVRPAQYGQIDGEEPGRRAFSLELTCRDYPVWQEPLAK, encoded by the coding sequence GTGCGGTACCTATTTTTGATTAACCCTAATTCTGGCAGTGGTAAGGGGATGGCAGTCTGGCAGAAAGTTCATCACTACTTGGCAAGCCAGCAGATTGACTACCGGTACGTTTTCAGCAAGTACCCGGGACATCCACGCGAACTGGCGGCCCAGTGTGGTCAACGCCGCCCTGTTATCGACTGCTTGGTCGTGATTGGCGGGGATGGGACTCTCCATGAAGCGTTTAGCGGCCTGCTAATGACGGAAGCTCCGTCTTGCCCGATTGCATATATCCCAGCCGGAACCGGGAACGACTTTGCCCGCGGTTACCGGATTTCTACGAAGCCCCTCGTCGCCCTGCAGCAAATTTTAAATAACCGGCAACCCCATCCTATTAACGTGGGGTGTTATCAAGACCTAAACGCAGGGGAAGCGGGAATCTTCCTTAATAACTTTGGCATTGGCTTTGACGCCGCCATCGTCCATGCCACGAACCATTCGCGCACCAAGGAGTGGTTGAACCACCACCATCTCGGGACCTTTTCTTATATTTTTAAGGCGGTTCATGTTCTCTTCACTCAGCCGGCATTTGAACTGCGGGTAGCGTGCCAGGGCAAGGAAAAGGTTTTTCCACGGGCATTCCTAGCCATCGCCAGCAACCACCCGTACATCGGCGGTGGAATCTGTGTGACGCCGGACCAGCGCATCGACGTGCGGCAGCTGGAGCTGGTAGTGGTAGAAAAACGGGGCTGGCTTTCCCTGCTGGGTGCAATGCTGGCCTTTGCTTCCGGCCGGATCACGAGCTCATCATCCGCCCACGTCTTTCGCGATAGTCAGCTCAGCTACCGTGTCCGGCCGGCTCAGTACGGCCAAATTGACGGTGAGGAACCAGGTCGGCGGGCATTTTCACTCGAACTTACCTGTCGGGACTACCCGGTATGGCAGGAACCGTTGGCTAAGTAA
- a CDS encoding sugar-binding domain-containing protein, which produces MDTKKQIKQAVEISKLYYLDGATQSQIAKQLNLSRPTVSRALQYARDTNIVKIQVTDPLQDIAGLRQQLMNKFKLKNVLIATPTGEGQAVLLAALGKATADYLPQVVTDNDVLGISWGANPRRSG; this is translated from the coding sequence ATGGATACCAAAAAGCAAATTAAACAAGCAGTTGAAATCAGCAAGCTGTACTACCTTGACGGGGCCACGCAATCCCAAATTGCAAAACAGCTCAACCTGTCCCGACCAACCGTATCGCGTGCTTTACAGTACGCCCGCGATACTAACATCGTCAAAATTCAGGTCACTGACCCTCTGCAAGACATCGCTGGTCTCCGTCAGCAGCTGATGAATAAGTTTAAGCTCAAAAACGTGCTGATTGCTACTCCAACGGGGGAGGGGCAGGCAGTACTATTAGCTGCCCTGGGCAAGGCAACTGCGGACTACCTCCCCCAAGTCGTGACTGACAACGACGTCCTCGGAATTAGCTGGGGGGCAAACCCTCGACGCAGTGGCTAA
- the deoC gene encoding deoxyribose-phosphate aldolase — protein sequence MELNKYIDHTLLSPDATEAQVDTVIKQAIDNHFHTVMINPYWVAKTHQALEGTDVVTATVIGFPLGATTTAAKVFETKQAIADGVDEVDMVMNIGEMKAGHYTQVADDIQALVKVGHDAGKVVKVIIETALLTDDEITKASQIVAETEADFVKTSTGFSTRGASVHDVELMSAAVAGTTTQVKASGGIHSAEEAEATVNAGATRLGVSHSMKVIGKE from the coding sequence ATGGAACTAAACAAGTACATTGATCACACCCTATTAAGCCCAGACGCAACTGAGGCACAAGTTGACACCGTTATCAAGCAGGCCATTGATAACCACTTTCACACCGTCATGATTAACCCTTACTGGGTTGCTAAAACGCACCAGGCATTGGAGGGGACTGATGTTGTCACGGCAACCGTGATTGGCTTCCCCCTTGGCGCAACGACAACGGCGGCTAAAGTTTTTGAAACTAAGCAGGCCATCGCTGACGGGGTGGACGAAGTTGATATGGTAATGAATATCGGTGAGATGAAGGCTGGGCATTACACTCAGGTTGCCGATGATATCCAAGCGCTAGTCAAGGTTGGTCACGACGCTGGGAAAGTGGTCAAGGTGATCATTGAGACCGCCCTGCTTACCGATGACGAAATTACAAAGGCTTCTCAAATCGTGGCCGAGACAGAAGCCGACTTTGTCAAGACCTCTACCGGCTTCTCCACCCGTGGCGCTTCTGTCCACGATGTTGAGTTAATGAGCGCTGCGGTTGCGGGAACCACCACCCAAGTTAAGGCCTCTGGTGGTATCCACTCCGCGGAAGAAGCAGAGGCGACGGTAAACGCCGGAGCGACCCGGCTCGGTGTTAGCCACAGTATGAAGGTTATCGGCAAGGAATAA
- a CDS encoding ArgE/DapE family deacylase yields MKKEAQVAILAKLISINSVNGNEAQVADFIESLFQPYGKRVQIDRVPFAPGRDNLVVTIGEGDRMLGFCGHEDVVATDNPDQWTSDPFVATIRNGRLYGRGASDMKSGLAAMLVMMLEMLATDTIPGRIRLFATIGEETGEYGAAQLTKAGYADDLAGLIIGEPTNGLSEVGYTAKGVIDYSVTAIGKQAHSSQPENGINAVDQLVDFASQVRPLMASFNQVNPILGKLTHVQSVFQGGQQVNSVPAKAVIKGNIRTIPEYPNQVIFDALNQLVDRLNQQPQHQLKLQFSYPEEAMPGSKDSALVKLIGKVHEELLASPVRPTGQTSASDGSEFLHAKGKFDIALIGPGNDSKHQTDEYVDLTAFYQASRFYQQLAQAFFT; encoded by the coding sequence ATGAAAAAAGAAGCGCAAGTCGCAATTCTGGCGAAGCTGATTTCAATTAATAGCGTCAACGGCAACGAAGCACAGGTAGCTGACTTCATCGAGTCGCTATTTCAGCCTTACGGCAAGCGGGTCCAAATCGACCGGGTTCCCTTTGCGCCCGGCCGGGATAACCTGGTCGTAACCATCGGGGAAGGCGACCGGATGCTTGGTTTCTGTGGTCACGAAGACGTTGTTGCCACCGATAACCCCGACCAATGGACCAGCGATCCCTTTGTCGCCACCATCAGGAACGGACGCTTGTACGGGCGGGGGGCCAGCGACATGAAGAGCGGTCTCGCTGCAATGCTTGTCATGATGCTCGAGATGCTCGCTACTGATACCATCCCCGGCCGGATTCGGCTCTTCGCTACCATTGGTGAAGAAACGGGGGAGTACGGAGCAGCCCAACTCACCAAGGCTGGCTACGCCGATGACTTAGCCGGTCTCATTATCGGTGAGCCGACGAATGGCCTGAGTGAGGTTGGCTACACGGCCAAGGGAGTAATCGATTACAGTGTCACCGCAATTGGCAAGCAGGCCCACAGCTCCCAGCCAGAGAATGGCATCAACGCCGTCGATCAGTTGGTTGACTTTGCTAGTCAAGTTCGGCCGTTGATGGCGTCCTTTAACCAGGTCAACCCCATCCTCGGCAAACTCACTCATGTGCAAAGTGTTTTTCAAGGGGGCCAGCAAGTCAATAGTGTCCCGGCCAAGGCGGTTATCAAGGGGAATATCCGGACGATTCCCGAATACCCCAACCAGGTTATCTTTGACGCCTTAAACCAGCTGGTTGACCGGTTGAACCAGCAACCGCAGCACCAGCTTAAACTCCAGTTTTCCTACCCCGAAGAAGCCATGCCCGGTAGCAAGGACTCCGCCCTGGTCAAGTTGATTGGCAAGGTCCATGAGGAACTATTGGCGAGCCCGGTCCGGCCGACAGGACAAACCAGCGCCAGCGATGGCTCCGAATTCTTGCATGCCAAGGGAAAATTCGACATTGCCCTGATTGGTCCGGGCAATGATAGCAAACACCAAACCGACGAATACGTGGATTTGACAGCCTTTTATCAAGCCAGCCGTTTCTACCAGCAACTAGCGCAGGCCTTTTTCACCTAA
- a CDS encoding nitroreductase, with protein sequence MDFTKVVNKRHSVRQFTDQAVETDLIKEIVTVAQRTPSWVNSQPWQVYCAQGTVLQQIKEAYREADQTGQASQPDLPVMSGEEWAPRTQANMKQWRHDIVHHFSNFDEAHTAMSTASDSLYNSPVILFITVPQASPDWSIFDAGAFAQTLMLAATNRGLGSIPTYNSVRFPNILRQILGIPDTERVLVGISLGYPADQPLNHYHSQRVPLSNVLHFN encoded by the coding sequence ATGGATTTTACCAAAGTCGTCAATAAACGGCACTCGGTCCGGCAGTTTACCGACCAGGCCGTCGAAACAGATCTAATCAAAGAAATCGTCACTGTCGCCCAGCGAACGCCGTCCTGGGTCAACTCGCAGCCCTGGCAAGTCTACTGCGCGCAGGGAACTGTCCTGCAACAGATTAAGGAAGCCTACCGCGAAGCTGACCAAACTGGACAGGCAAGTCAACCTGACCTCCCAGTGATGAGCGGGGAAGAGTGGGCACCACGTACCCAGGCTAATATGAAACAGTGGCGGCACGACATCGTCCACCACTTTTCAAATTTTGACGAGGCCCATACCGCCATGAGCACGGCAAGCGACAGCCTATACAATTCACCGGTGATCCTCTTTATAACGGTTCCCCAAGCATCCCCAGACTGGTCAATTTTCGACGCCGGGGCCTTTGCCCAGACCCTCATGCTGGCCGCTACCAACCGAGGGCTGGGCTCAATTCCCACCTACAATAGTGTCCGCTTCCCCAATATTCTTCGTCAAATTCTAGGAATTCCCGATACCGAACGGGTGCTCGTAGGTATTTCTCTCGGTTATCCCGCAGATCAGCCGCTCAACCATTACCATTCGCAACGAGTACCGTTAAGCAACGTACTGCATTTTAACTAA
- a CDS encoding DUF554 domain-containing protein — translation MVGTIVNFIAVLVGTVAGCVIKGGIKEKYQEVLFAAMGLAALGIGLENAILNMPRSNYPVLFIVSLAVGAVLGTWWRIDEHYNHLIERCGGHSQLAKGIATALLLYCIGALSIVGPVMAAVKGDQTMLYTNAMLDFVTAIVFGASFGWGMLVCAPVLFCWQGGLYLIAKFLSADFFSNELITEISIVGGFLIATTGITLLKLRNIKTLNFLPALLIPILFFLVKGLI, via the coding sequence ATGGTAGGCACCATTGTTAACTTTATAGCGGTGCTAGTCGGGACCGTTGCCGGTTGTGTGATTAAGGGCGGCATTAAAGAAAAATATCAGGAGGTTCTCTTTGCCGCCATGGGCTTAGCCGCACTCGGGATCGGCCTGGAAAACGCAATTCTGAACATGCCGCGAAGCAACTATCCCGTACTGTTTATTGTTAGCCTAGCTGTTGGTGCCGTTCTTGGGACCTGGTGGCGGATCGATGAACATTATAACCACCTTATCGAACGCTGCGGCGGTCATTCCCAGCTTGCCAAGGGGATTGCCACCGCATTGCTCCTGTACTGCATCGGCGCCCTGTCAATTGTCGGTCCGGTAATGGCAGCGGTGAAGGGCGACCAGACGATGCTCTACACCAATGCCATGCTCGACTTTGTAACCGCAATTGTTTTTGGTGCCAGTTTCGGCTGGGGAATGCTGGTTTGCGCACCGGTGCTCTTCTGCTGGCAGGGTGGGCTTTACCTGATTGCCAAGTTTTTATCAGCTGACTTTTTCAGCAACGAGCTCATTACTGAGATTTCAATCGTCGGTGGTTTCTTAATCGCAACTACCGGGATTACTCTGCTAAAATTGCGGAACATCAAAACGCTGAACTTTTTGCCAGCGCTATTGATTCCCATTTTATTCTTCCTCGTTAAGGGATTGATTTAA
- a CDS encoding TIGR01440 family protein, whose protein sequence is MNIETIKEETKQGLNELLAEANLSQEDILVVGLSTSEVQGKMIGKFPSIEISRAIIKTILDIIKPLGIHLAVQGCQHLNRALVVERSVAKERGLEIVMVYPQIHAGGAGQIAAFENMNDPVEVEHIQAEAGMDIGDTSIGMHVKFVQVPVRTSVTEIGNAHTTYLRSRPKYIGGPRAKYRWDPFNEHGNN, encoded by the coding sequence ATGAATATTGAAACGATCAAAGAAGAAACGAAGCAGGGACTTAACGAACTACTAGCAGAGGCTAATCTTAGTCAGGAAGATATCCTGGTTGTCGGCCTTAGTACAAGTGAAGTCCAGGGCAAAATGATTGGTAAATTCCCTAGCATTGAAATTAGCCGGGCAATCATTAAAACAATTCTCGACATCATCAAACCGCTTGGAATCCACCTGGCAGTGCAGGGATGTCAGCATCTTAACCGGGCACTGGTAGTTGAACGCTCAGTCGCTAAGGAACGGGGACTGGAAATCGTGATGGTTTACCCCCAAATCCACGCTGGTGGGGCGGGACAAATTGCGGCATTTGAAAATATGAATGATCCAGTTGAAGTTGAACATATCCAAGCGGAAGCTGGAATGGACATTGGAGATACTTCAATCGGCATGCACGTCAAATTTGTTCAGGTCCCGGTCAGAACCTCAGTCACCGAAATTGGCAATGCCCATACTACCTATCTCCGGTCCCGGCCGAAATACATTGGTGGTCCCCGGGCAAAGTACCGCTGGGATCCCTTCAACGAACACGGCAATAATTAA
- a CDS encoding zinc ribbon domain-containing protein, with amino-acid sequence MIVIDNQSTMASQNDARQFKFCQNCGAKIDINAVICPYCGVALPAFTPASSTPAATTTDGKEGSYWWSVLGFFVPVAGLVLYIVWRTSEPKSANAAGLGALIHVVLWTAILAFFVTLAIMTA; translated from the coding sequence TTGATTGTAATCGATAATCAAAGTACTATGGCGTCGCAAAACGATGCTAGACAATTCAAGTTCTGCCAAAACTGTGGTGCCAAGATTGATATTAACGCGGTAATTTGCCCGTATTGTGGTGTTGCGCTTCCCGCATTCACCCCCGCAAGTTCGACGCCTGCCGCTACCACCACTGATGGTAAGGAGGGGTCCTACTGGTGGAGCGTCCTCGGCTTCTTCGTTCCGGTTGCTGGACTGGTTCTTTACATTGTCTGGCGTACCAGCGAGCCAAAGAGTGCCAACGCGGCCGGTCTGGGAGCCTTGATTCACGTTGTATTGTGGACTGCCATTTTGGCGTTCTTTGTTACACTCGCTATAATGACAGCATAG